From the genome of Marixanthomonas ophiurae, one region includes:
- a CDS encoding XAC2610-related protein → MKITKLDCLVIVINKNILYLLLLFLNFSYAQNFNNINNWVLFENEDITTFKITKSETIKINNLLFEAKWNDSLSYSNNIGYYGGVSELKLSFKGKYIQTIKNIEDGIALGEIPITFYDFNMDGFLDFYIRIDCGKVCHLNYYFFDETSSTFIYKKEWDYVNIFKLNKIKKQILTEPDGTALKGDYEWLRVVDNNIKLIKLIPYGN, encoded by the coding sequence ATGAAAATAACAAAACTCGATTGCTTAGTAATAGTAATTAATAAAAACATCCTTTATCTATTATTACTCTTTTTAAATTTTTCATATGCACAAAATTTCAATAATATCAACAATTGGGTATTATTTGAAAATGAAGATATTACCACATTTAAAATCACAAAATCAGAAACCATTAAAATCAATAATTTATTATTTGAAGCTAAATGGAACGATTCATTGAGTTATTCTAATAATATAGGGTATTATGGAGGGGTTTCAGAGTTAAAATTAAGTTTTAAGGGAAAGTACATACAAACAATTAAAAATATTGAAGACGGAATAGCATTAGGAGAAATTCCAATTACGTTTTACGATTTTAATATGGATGGCTTTTTAGATTTTTATATTCGTATAGATTGTGGAAAAGTATGTCATTTAAATTATTATTTTTTTGACGAAACTTCATCGACCTTTATCTACAAAAAAGAATGGGATTATGTTAATATTTTTAAATTAAATAAGATAAAAAAACAGATACTAACAGAGCCCGATGGTACAGCATTAAAAGGGGATTATGAATGGCTTCGGGTTGTAGACAATAACATAAAATTGATTAAATTAATACCTTATGGCAATTAA
- a CDS encoding 3'-5' exonuclease: protein MRILFFDLETTGLPISWKESYVNTFNWPYIVQLAYIISYHENEISVEQDIILKPENFEIPSDSTAVHGITNNQAINQGYDRKQVLQNFASLLREADYIIAHNSDFDVNVLRCEFLRNNIEDPFKSQDFDIICTMKKTTNYCKIPSGYGDYKWPSLQELHTKLFNTHFEEAHNAKYDVKATFDCFWRLVDLEVIHFDLKPDKEKTVINKEFLRSFFIEREDIFYGLISRHYPLDEELLYLFEDKLDWYAVSQNIEIKWDETIIEKFSDKWDIDAESGGYPLGKIKWYGLSSNPNLPWSIDLIKKYKDKFAFSYPAEYSLGELSTNPGLPWLCNLIDCFIDDWDWITLSKSSFLPWSNRFIKQYKDRWDWHSLSVNESLPWSINLICEFQDSWKFEHINEMILKSKINITAKEVIKAYFEDRISIKNVVYLPLNEKFVDLAIDSWEFDWHNFRSFGILPWSSEVVKKYRHKFDGKWSFEVNNNFYWSLDLLKEFEHTLIWHLFWYNENVDFSIDFFNEFEHRIEFNKDKNDPYKIDWHHLKENKGIIWNVELLDKFYDKLKDDQDFWDKLSWGNLNMKWSDNILDKYYYEWDWRGLSQNENLCWSEDLIRKYDNNWDWGRLSTNNSIKWNDNLIKDYVHRIYDNDHYTYAIPYLLEKCSDIKFVIAFLTSNKIVKCYSYDKIWQAVNKDLNDDLIIKIFNSIR, encoded by the coding sequence ATGAGAATTTTATTCTTCGATTTAGAAACAACGGGTCTTCCAATTTCTTGGAAAGAAAGCTATGTGAATACATTTAATTGGCCTTACATAGTTCAGTTGGCCTATATAATATCTTATCATGAAAATGAGATTTCTGTTGAACAGGATATTATACTAAAACCAGAAAATTTTGAAATTCCATCTGATTCTACAGCTGTACATGGTATTACAAACAATCAAGCCATAAATCAAGGATATGATAGAAAACAAGTATTACAGAACTTCGCTTCACTATTAAGAGAGGCTGATTATATTATTGCTCATAATTCAGATTTTGATGTAAATGTTTTACGTTGTGAATTTTTAAGGAATAATATTGAAGATCCATTCAAAAGTCAGGATTTTGATATTATTTGTACAATGAAAAAGACCACAAATTATTGTAAAATTCCTTCAGGATACGGTGATTACAAATGGCCATCTTTACAAGAACTACACACTAAATTATTTAACACCCACTTTGAAGAAGCTCATAATGCAAAATATGATGTAAAGGCTACTTTTGATTGTTTCTGGCGTTTGGTTGATTTAGAAGTGATACATTTTGATTTAAAACCTGATAAAGAAAAAACAGTTATTAATAAAGAGTTCTTACGTTCATTTTTTATTGAAAGAGAAGACATTTTTTATGGTTTAATTTCAAGGCATTACCCATTAGATGAAGAATTACTTTATTTGTTTGAAGACAAACTTGATTGGTATGCGGTTTCCCAAAACATTGAAATAAAATGGGATGAAACTATTATTGAAAAATTTAGTGATAAATGGGATATTGATGCAGAGAGCGGCGGGTATCCTTTAGGTAAAATAAAATGGTATGGGTTAAGCTCAAATCCTAATTTACCTTGGAGTATTGATTTAATAAAAAAATATAAGGACAAATTTGCTTTTTCATATCCTGCAGAATACAGCCTCGGTGAATTATCAACAAATCCAGGCTTACCTTGGCTCTGTAATTTAATTGATTGCTTTATTGATGATTGGGATTGGATTACTTTGAGTAAATCTTCTTTTTTACCCTGGTCAAACCGCTTTATAAAACAATATAAAGATAGATGGGATTGGCATTCATTAAGTGTAAATGAATCTTTACCATGGTCTATTAATTTAATTTGTGAATTTCAAGATTCTTGGAAGTTTGAGCATATTAATGAAATGATTTTAAAAAGTAAAATCAATATAACAGCCAAAGAAGTAATTAAGGCATATTTCGAAGATAGAATTTCTATTAAAAATGTTGTTTACCTGCCATTAAATGAGAAATTTGTTGATTTGGCTATTGATAGTTGGGAATTTGACTGGCATAATTTTAGAAGTTTTGGTATTCTACCTTGGTCATCAGAAGTAGTTAAGAAGTATAGACATAAGTTTGATGGGAAATGGAGCTTTGAGGTTAATAATAATTTTTATTGGTCATTAGACTTATTGAAGGAATTTGAACATACACTAATATGGCATCTCTTTTGGTATAACGAAAATGTTGATTTTTCAATAGATTTTTTTAATGAATTTGAGCATAGAATTGAATTTAATAAGGATAAAAATGATCCTTATAAAATAGATTGGCACCATCTTAAGGAAAATAAGGGTATTATTTGGAATGTAGAATTACTTGATAAATTTTATGATAAATTAAAAGATGATCAAGACTTCTGGGATAAGTTAAGTTGGGGTAATTTAAATATGAAATGGTCTGATAATATATTAGATAAGTATTATTATGAATGGGATTGGAGGGGGTTAAGCCAAAATGAAAATTTATGTTGGTCGGAAGATTTAATACGAAAATATGATAATAATTGGGACTGGGGAAGGTTATCTACAAATAATTCAATAAAATGGAATGACAATTTAATCAAGGACTATGTACATCGTATTTATGATAACGATCATTATACTTATGCCATTCCATATTTGCTCGAAAAGTGTTCTGATATAAAATTCGTTATTGCTTTTCTAACAAGCAATAAAATAGTTAAATGTTATTCCTATGATAAAATTTGGCAGGCTGTCAACAAAGATTTGAATGATGATTTGATTATAAAAATTTTTAATTCGATAAGATGA